The genomic region GTGTCTTTTCCTCCCCCGTTTACGGGGGAGGTGTCAGCGTAGCTGACGGAGGGGGGGAGTATTTGTGCACCCCCCTCGCCCCTTTCAGGCGTTCGACGCTTCGCGTCTCACCCCGCCCGTAAACGGGGGGAGAAACCGCCATTACTACTGAACCGTCGCCTTCACGATCTTGCCCGGATTGCGGGGCGGTTCGCCCTTGGGCAGGGCGTCGACAAACTCCATGCCCTCTATCACCTCGCCCCAGACGGTGTAGCTATTGTCGAGATAGGGCACGGCATCCAGGCAGATGAAGAACTGGCTGTCGGCGGAATTGGGATCATTGGTGCGCGCCATCGACATGGTGCCGCGCACATGCGGCTCTGAATTGAACTCGGCCGGGATCTTGGTGCCAGACCCGCCCGTGCCGGTGCCGTTCGGGCAACCGCCCTGCGCGACGAAGCCATCAATCACGCGATGAAAGGTTACGCCATCATAAAAGCCGCTCTGCGCCAGTTCGGTAATGCGCGCGACATGCTTGGGGGCGAGATCGGGGCGAAAGCGGATTTTCACATCACCCCCGGTGTCGAGGGTGAAAATGAGGGTGTCGGACATGGGAGGCTCCGTTTCGGCAACAAGTGAGAGGGGCGGTTAAACCGCAAAAGAACAGGCGGGGCTAGTCCGCATGGTCATAGGGCACGTATCCCTTCCACGCCCAGGGCAGCCCCGTCTCGCCCAGCAGCGCATTGGCCAGATAGAGGAAGGTTGAATCCGCGCGCGCCCTATTGGAGAGGATGAGCAGGCAGCGCGCCGCCTCGATCAGGCAGAGCGCGTAATTATTGGTGCCGTCCTCATTGCCTTCCTTGAAGATGGCGCGGCCGTATGGGGTTTCATAAATCCCCCAGCCGAGACCATAGGAGAGGCCAATATCGGCGTTCTCATCGGTGTCTTCGGGCAGGTGAGAGGGAAACTGGCGGCTTGAGGTGATGGCGATTTGCGGCGCGGTCAGTTCGGCAAATGCCGCATCGCTGAGGCCCTCGCGCCGGGTCAGCCCGGCCAGAAAGGCGGCATAGTCATCCAGCGTGGTATCCATGGAACCCGCGACGACAACCCGGTTGCGCGGACGATACGCCACATACTCCCCATCACGCGTATAGCCATGGGCGAAATTGTCAGCGAAATCCTCGCGCCAGCTCATGGCCGTGCGCGTCATGCCAAACCGGTCAAATACCCGCGCCTGCATCTCTTCGCCGATGTCCAGCCCCAGCCCCTCCTCCAGCGCGAGCTGAAGGATTTGCAGCCCCTCGCCGGAATAGACATAGCGCTCGCCCGGCTCGAAGAAGAACACCAGACGCTGATCATCCAGGAACCAGCGCCAGTTGGGCAGGCCGGACGTGTGGGACAGCAATATGCGCGGCGTCAGCAGACGCCAACGCTCATCGCCCTCAAGATCGCCATAACGCTCATACTCCGGCAAGGGTTGGGGCAGCAGGTCGGCAATCGAGGCGTCGAGATCAACCAGCCCCTCGTCGGCAAGCTGGACTACCATGTAGCCGAACGCCGCCTTGGTCAGCGAGGCGCCATGCATCACCGTATCGGTCTGCAGCGGCAATTCATTGGCCACATCACGCCAGCCATAGGCGCGGGCGAACACCACTTCGCCATCGGCGACAAGCGCCAGCGTGAGGCCCGGCACGCCTGCGGCGTCCATATGGCGCTCGACTGTCTGGTGAATGTCAGCCGCGCTCAGCGCCGTCCCGTCAGGGCGGGTGTAGACGCCGTCGTCACCGGAAGCGGCACAGCCAGATATGGCAAAGCCTGCGGCAAGAACCGCGCAGACCGCCCGTATCAACGGGCCACCCGTACCGGCACCTCGATGTCGCAGACATCGGGCAGGCGGCCATTATTGGCGGCCTGCAGGGCTTCCAGATAAAGCGCGAAATCGGGTGTGTTGGTGTCAAACACCTCGATTGCCAGCCGGTCGTCCGCCGGCAACTCGCTGGCCATGCGCACGGACATGATGAAGTCGGGGCGGAAGCCCATCGTCTCGCCCATCGTGCCGACGCGGATGGCATTCACCGCGTCCTGACCGGCCCGGACACGTCCCCAGACCGTGTAGACCGCTTCGAGATGCGCCGGATTACCGGTGGTGATGTAGAACTGGCTGCGCGCCGAATTGGGATCATTGGTGCGTGCCATAGCCGCCGCGCCTCGGCAGTGCAGCAGCCATGACTCAACCCGGCCATCGGCGCGGATAGCCGCCTGGGCAAACGGGATGGTCGAGGCGGGGATGCCGTTCCAGAAACCGGCGCGCGCACGGGTGCTGGACTCGCGCGGATTGATCGCCCGGTCCTGCAGCTCGCTGATCGTTATATTGGTATCGAGGCCGCGGCTAATCATGAATTCTGCCTGCAGTGTGGGCCGGTCGGCAGCCAGCGCCGGATTGTCAGACGCGCCGCCGCCCTGCGCCATGAAATCACGGATCACACGGTGCCAGACCTTGCCATCGTAAAACCCCTCGCCCACCAGATCGCGGATACGCGCCACGTGATTGGGTGCAAATTCCGGTGTCAGCTCCACCCAGATATCGCCGTGCCGGGTGGAGATGACCAGCAGCCTGTCCGGATCAACGCTGCGCCATGCCGCCTCGGGCGCGTCCGCGATGATCTGGCGGGCGGCATCAGGGCCGGACGGAATACCGTCACGCGCATAACGGCTGCCATCAGCCTCCTGCGTGGCGGCCGTGTCAGCGTTGCGGGTATCGGTGGACGCATCCGCGCAGGCGGCCGCAGCCAGGGCAAAGGCGCTGACGCTCGCCGTCAGCAGGGCAGAAGCATATCGGATCATTTGGCAAATCTCTCCAGCACACGGGTCTTGATGGCGGGCGGCACGAAGGCGGTGATGTCCCCGCCCAGCCGGGCAATTTCCTTGACGAGCCGCGAGGCAATCGCCTGATGGCGCGGATCGGCCATAAGGAACACGGTCTCGATGTCAGGATTGAGGCGCTGGTTCATGCCGACCATCTGGAACTCGTACTCAAAGTCGGACACGGCGCGAAGGCCGCGGATGATCGAGCCAGCGCCCACCTCTTCGGCGAAATGCATGAGAAGGCCGGAAAACGGCTTCACCTCGATCACGGTCTCGCCGGTATATTCGCGCGTCAGGTCCAGCGCCATCTCCACGCGCTCATCGAGCGAGAAGAGCGGCTTCTTGTCCTCATTGCGGGCAATGCCGATGACCAGCTTGTCGTAGAGCTTCACCGCGCGGCGCACGATATCGATATGCCCGTTCGTCAGCGGATCGAACGTGCCAGGATACAGGGCGACGCGCTCTTTCATCAGCTTTCTCCAGATGGCCCGGTTTCCGGTGCCGTATCGGCATCGCCTGCAGCCCCGTCAGCCTCTTCCTCGCCCTCGGCTTCCTCGTTCTTGGCGATGCGCGCAACGGACACCACCTTTTCGTCATTGGCAAGACGGATCAGGCGCACGCCCTTGGTGGCGCGGCTGGCAATGCGCACGGTGCCGACCGGGAAGCGGATGAGCTGGCCACCATCGGTAACGGCCATCACGGTATCGCCTTCCTCAATCAGGAAGCAGGCCGCCAGCGGTTCGGGGAAGCGCTTGTCCTTGGTCCATACGCCCTGACCGCCCCGGCTCTGCGGGTAGTATTCATAGGAGATGACGCGCTTGCCCATGCCGGATTCCACGACATTGAGGAGTATCTCCTCATGGGCGCGAAGCTCCATATAGCGCACCTCGGAGAGGGTGATTTCCTCGCCCTCTTCCTCGTCGCCAGTCTCGATATCGGCTTCGGCCGCATCCAGCTCCTCATCGCCCTCATTGCGCATTTCGGCGCGGCGGCGCTTGAGATAGGCGCGCACTTCCGCCCGGCTGATCTCGACATGATTGAGGATAGCCATGGAGATGGCCGTGTCGCCCGTCTCCATGCGTATCCCGCGCACGCCGGTGGAATTACGGCTGGCGAACACGCGCACATCGGTGACGGGGAAGCGGATCGCCTTGCCTTTGGCTGTGGCCAGCAGCACGTCCTGCCCCTCATGACACAGGCGCACATCGAGGATCTGGCCGTCAGCCTCGTCCAGCTTCATGGCGATCTTGCCGTTGCGGTTCACCTGGACGAAATCCGACAGCTTGTTGCGCCGGACGCCGCCCGATGTGGTGGCGAACATCACATCAAACCGGCTCCATTCCGCCTCGTCCTCCGGCAGCGCCATGATGGAGGTGACGCGCGCGCCCTCGCCAAGCGTCGGCAGCAGGTTCGTCAGATATTTGCCCTTGGTGTTGGGCGCGCCCTGCGGCAGGCGCCAGGTCTTGGTCTTGTAGACCATGCCGTCGGAGGTGAAGAACAACAAAGGCGCGTGGGTGGAGGCAACAAACAGCGTGGAGACGAAATCCTCGTCCTTCATCGCCATGCCGGCACGCCCGCGCCCGCCCCGGTTCTGCGCCCGGTAGAGCGAGAGCGGGGTGCGCTTCACATAGCCGCCATGGGTAAGGGTGACGACCATCTCCTCGCGGGGGATCAGGTCTTCATCCTCGATCTCGAAATCACCCTCGACCAGCGCGGAGCGGCGCGGCACGCCGAAGCGCTCCTTGGCATCCAGCAGCTCGGCCTTGACGATCTCGCGGATGCGCACCGGGCTTTTGAGGATATCCAGCAGGTCGGCAATCTCGACCGCCAGCTTCTCCGCCTCGCCGGAAATCTCGTCACGCCCCAGCGCCGTCAGGCGGTTCAGGCGCAGTTCCAGAATGGCGCGCGCCTGCTCATCGGTCAGATGGATGGTCTGGTTGTCCAGAATTATCGAGCGCGGATCAGCCACGAGCGCCACCAGCGGGGCGATATCAGCCGCCGGCCAGGCACGCTCTTTAAGCTGCTCGCGGGCCGTCGCCGGATCGGGCGCTGCGCGGATCAGGCGGATCACCTCATCGATATTGGCCACCGCAATGCCCAGCCCGATCAGAATATGAGCGCGGTCGCGCGCCTTTTTCAGGTCGAACTTGGCCCGGCGGGCCGTCACTTCCTTGCGGAAGGCGATGAAGGTTTCGAGATAGGTCTTCAGCCCCGCCAGCTGCGGCTTGCCGCCAATCAGCGCCAGCATATTGACCCCGAACGAGGTCTGCAGCGGGCTCCAGCGGTAAAGCTGGTTCAGGATCACTTCGGCATTGGCATCGCGTTTCAGCTCGACCACCACGCGCATGCCCGAACGGTCGGACTCGTCGCGCAGGTCTGAAATGCCCTCGATGCGCTTTTCACGCACCAGCTCGGCGATCTTCTCGATCATCGAAGCCTTGTTCACCTGATAGGGAATTTCGTGAATGAGGATCGCCTGACGGTCCTTGCGGATTTCCTCGATCGACGTCTTGCCGCGCACCAGCACCGAGCCGCGCCCGGTCAAGAGGCCATTGCGCGCGCCCGTACGCCCGATGATCTCGCCGCCAGTGGGAAAATCCGGCGCCGGTACGTATTCCAGCAGATCGAGATCAGATAGTTCCGGGTCTTCCAGCAAAGCCACGGTGGCGTCCACCACCTCGCCCAGATTGTGCGGCGGGATATTGGTCGCCATGCCGACCGCGATACCGCCAGCGCCGTTTACCAGCAGGTTGGGGAAGCGGGCAGGCAGGACAATCGGCTCTTTTTCCGATGCGTCGTAGTTTTCCCGGTAATCGACCGTTTCCTTGTCG from Glycocaulis abyssi harbors:
- a CDS encoding peptidylprolyl isomerase: MSDTLIFTLDTGGDVKIRFRPDLAPKHVARITELAQSGFYDGVTFHRVIDGFVAQGGCPNGTGTGGSGTKIPAEFNSEPHVRGTMSMARTNDPNSADSQFFICLDAVPYLDNSYTVWGEVIEGMEFVDALPKGEPPRNPGKIVKATVQ
- a CDS encoding peptidylprolyl isomerase, giving the protein MIRYASALLTASVSAFALAAAACADASTDTRNADTAATQEADGSRYARDGIPSGPDAARQIIADAPEAAWRSVDPDRLLVISTRHGDIWVELTPEFAPNHVARIRDLVGEGFYDGKVWHRVIRDFMAQGGGASDNPALAADRPTLQAEFMISRGLDTNITISELQDRAINPRESSTRARAGFWNGIPASTIPFAQAAIRADGRVESWLLHCRGAAAMARTNDPNSARSQFYITTGNPAHLEAVYTVWGRVRAGQDAVNAIRVGTMGETMGFRPDFIMSVRMASELPADDRLAIEVFDTNTPDFALYLEALQAANNGRLPDVCDIEVPVRVAR
- the coaD gene encoding pantetheine-phosphate adenylyltransferase, giving the protein MKERVALYPGTFDPLTNGHIDIVRRAVKLYDKLVIGIARNEDKKPLFSLDERVEMALDLTREYTGETVIEVKPFSGLLMHFAEEVGAGSIIRGLRAVSDFEYEFQMVGMNQRLNPDIETVFLMADPRHQAIASRLVKEIARLGGDITAFVPPAIKTRVLERFAK
- the gyrA gene encoding DNA gyrase subunit A, translating into MSDTPNEPGPDDIDIDESGAGGNGMNGGAAGGQPPRPDGGPMVSIEDEMRRSYLDYAMSVIVSRAIPDARDGLKPVHRRILWSMHEQGYTHDKQYRKSARVVGDVIGKYHPHGDQAVYDALARMAQDFSMGLKLLDGQGNFGSVDGDPPAAMRYTEVRMDKPAEALLADIDKETVDYRENYDASEKEPIVLPARFPNLLVNGAGGIAVGMATNIPPHNLGEVVDATVALLEDPELSDLDLLEYVPAPDFPTGGEIIGRTGARNGLLTGRGSVLVRGKTSIEEIRKDRQAILIHEIPYQVNKASMIEKIAELVREKRIEGISDLRDESDRSGMRVVVELKRDANAEVILNQLYRWSPLQTSFGVNMLALIGGKPQLAGLKTYLETFIAFRKEVTARRAKFDLKKARDRAHILIGLGIAVANIDEVIRLIRAAPDPATAREQLKERAWPAADIAPLVALVADPRSIILDNQTIHLTDEQARAILELRLNRLTALGRDEISGEAEKLAVEIADLLDILKSPVRIREIVKAELLDAKERFGVPRRSALVEGDFEIEDEDLIPREEMVVTLTHGGYVKRTPLSLYRAQNRGGRGRAGMAMKDEDFVSTLFVASTHAPLLFFTSDGMVYKTKTWRLPQGAPNTKGKYLTNLLPTLGEGARVTSIMALPEDEAEWSRFDVMFATTSGGVRRNKLSDFVQVNRNGKIAMKLDEADGQILDVRLCHEGQDVLLATAKGKAIRFPVTDVRVFASRNSTGVRGIRMETGDTAISMAILNHVEISRAEVRAYLKRRRAEMRNEGDEELDAAEADIETGDEEEGEEITLSEVRYMELRAHEEILLNVVESGMGKRVISYEYYPQSRGGQGVWTKDKRFPEPLAACFLIEEGDTVMAVTDGGQLIRFPVGTVRIASRATKGVRLIRLANDEKVVSVARIAKNEEAEGEEEADGAAGDADTAPETGPSGES
- a CDS encoding serine hydrolase domain-containing protein translates to MIRAVCAVLAAGFAISGCAASGDDGVYTRPDGTALSAADIHQTVERHMDAAGVPGLTLALVADGEVVFARAYGWRDVANELPLQTDTVMHGASLTKAAFGYMVVQLADEGLVDLDASIADLLPQPLPEYERYGDLEGDERWRLLTPRILLSHTSGLPNWRWFLDDQRLVFFFEPGERYVYSGEGLQILQLALEEGLGLDIGEEMQARVFDRFGMTRTAMSWREDFADNFAHGYTRDGEYVAYRPRNRVVVAGSMDTTLDDYAAFLAGLTRREGLSDAAFAELTAPQIAITSSRQFPSHLPEDTDENADIGLSYGLGWGIYETPYGRAIFKEGNEDGTNNYALCLIEAARCLLILSNRARADSTFLYLANALLGETGLPWAWKGYVPYDHAD